From Novosphingobium decolorationis, one genomic window encodes:
- the addB gene encoding double-strand break repair protein AddB — translation MPDLFAAGDEPSPSVFSIAAHRGFADALVAGLVPRYADADLGLARLTLLLPSRRTVRTVTEAFVRYAGEQGMGAETADGARAPTGMLLPRMAVVGDLDLDEALGPLLDPLGAADIPPACDPTRRWLRLAHYLRHVEGDAAGKGPALLRRAFELGSTMDRLLVEGIAPIDLLSDEVVAIVGDLSKHWEDNTRSFLKVQQFWIAELAGRGEIDAPERRNRLFAHAAESWAANPPEFPIVAAGVTSASPALARLLRVVSELRDGAVILPDLDLGLDAEVWEELGSAGKPAEPEDPPFGRHDAVTHPQYHLKLLLNRMGLSRTDVRPWHRSGMAASPPERKAAISNLFLPPRASAAWVSLPADKRRLSDVRLMESVHPGEEAQAIALLIRVALETPERRVALVTPDRGLAARVVSHLQRWGITADDTAGQPLPQTAAGRLFLLLAEVLAEQGAPVPLIALLTHPFAGSGEGRARWLESARRLDLALRGPRPAAGLAPLAALAKENRLGTWWEKVEACLAPLFELYAAEPLEKALGVLTEAAEALCGENLWTGADGRALSAFIEELRAGASAAGTLVDARDIHAVLRDAMDRTSVRPPWGGHPRVSIYGLLEARMSRADLVICGGLTEGVWPASPSQDSLLPPAVLRALGVPGADFRIGLAAHDLAAALGAPEVVLSWAQRDEGGPVIPSRFVLRVKAMLGDQVGRHLEREIPRLARLIDDAPRAAPHPRPQPMPSAEQRRVAVSVTGLDRLRGDPYQFYASAVLKLRSLDSLDAEPSAAWRGEIAHLIMQKWHEAGEPKEGLHAIAQKVLDDESAHPLMRALWWPRLSAALETFEGLVLAGKEEGREVLGVEKWGRMDYRDVTILGRTDRLDRKADGTIAVVDYKTGQPPSGTRVEEGFALQLGVTGLIVEAGGFEGVAGEVTGFEYWSMAKAKDGSIGYMNEPVREGRKKSGLVREEFLDRTREYLDDALSRWILGNEPFTARLNPDLDLYSDYDQLMRLDEWITGLGKPARKEDTP, via the coding sequence GTGCCTGATCTGTTTGCGGCGGGGGACGAGCCTTCGCCCAGTGTCTTTTCGATTGCCGCCCACCGCGGGTTTGCCGATGCGCTCGTGGCAGGTCTCGTGCCGCGCTACGCCGATGCGGATCTGGGCCTTGCGCGCCTGACCCTGCTGCTCCCCAGCCGACGCACCGTACGTACGGTGACCGAGGCTTTCGTGCGCTATGCGGGCGAGCAGGGCATGGGCGCCGAGACCGCCGATGGTGCGCGCGCGCCCACGGGCATGCTGCTGCCGCGCATGGCGGTGGTGGGCGATCTTGATCTTGACGAGGCGCTTGGGCCCTTGCTCGATCCCCTGGGCGCGGCGGACATTCCGCCCGCCTGCGATCCCACGCGCCGCTGGCTGCGTCTTGCCCATTACCTGCGCCATGTCGAAGGCGATGCGGCGGGCAAGGGGCCTGCGCTTTTGCGCCGTGCGTTCGAACTTGGCAGCACCATGGATCGGCTTCTGGTCGAAGGCATTGCGCCGATCGACCTTCTCTCCGACGAGGTCGTGGCCATCGTTGGTGACCTCTCGAAGCACTGGGAGGACAACACCCGCAGCTTCCTCAAGGTCCAGCAGTTCTGGATCGCGGAACTGGCAGGGCGCGGCGAGATCGACGCGCCCGAGCGGCGCAACCGTCTCTTCGCCCACGCCGCCGAGAGCTGGGCGGCGAACCCGCCCGAATTCCCCATCGTCGCGGCCGGTGTCACCAGCGCCTCGCCTGCACTTGCCCGCCTCCTGCGGGTGGTGAGCGAACTGCGCGATGGCGCGGTGATCCTGCCCGATCTTGACCTCGGCCTCGATGCGGAGGTCTGGGAGGAACTGGGCAGCGCCGGCAAGCCCGCCGAGCCCGAGGACCCGCCGTTTGGGCGCCACGATGCGGTCACGCACCCCCAGTATCACCTGAAGCTCCTGCTCAACCGCATGGGCCTGTCGCGCACGGACGTGCGACCCTGGCACCGTTCGGGGATGGCGGCCTCGCCGCCCGAGCGCAAGGCGGCGATTTCCAACCTCTTCCTGCCGCCGCGGGCCTCGGCAGCCTGGGTGAGCCTGCCCGCCGACAAGCGCCGTCTTTCCGACGTGCGGCTGATGGAGAGCGTCCATCCCGGCGAGGAAGCGCAGGCCATCGCGCTCCTTATCCGCGTGGCGCTGGAAACCCCAGAGCGCCGCGTCGCGCTGGTGACACCCGACCGCGGCCTTGCCGCGCGCGTTGTCTCGCATCTTCAGCGCTGGGGGATCACGGCCGATGACACCGCAGGCCAGCCCCTGCCGCAGACGGCGGCGGGCCGTCTCTTCCTGCTGCTGGCCGAAGTTCTGGCCGAACAGGGCGCTCCGGTTCCGCTCATCGCACTCCTCACGCATCCGTTTGCGGGGAGCGGGGAGGGCCGTGCGCGCTGGCTCGAATCCGCGCGCCGTCTCGATTTGGCGCTGCGCGGGCCGCGTCCGGCCGCCGGGCTCGCCCCTCTGGCTGCGCTCGCCAAGGAAAACCGGCTCGGCACATGGTGGGAGAAGGTCGAGGCCTGCCTTGCGCCCCTGTTCGAACTCTACGCCGCCGAACCGCTTGAAAAGGCGCTGGGTGTCCTCACCGAAGCGGCCGAGGCGCTGTGCGGTGAGAACCTGTGGACCGGCGCGGATGGCCGCGCGCTCAGCGCCTTCATCGAGGAACTGCGCGCCGGAGCTTCGGCAGCGGGCACGCTTGTCGATGCGCGCGATATCCACGCGGTGCTGCGCGACGCGATGGACCGTACCTCGGTGCGACCGCCCTGGGGCGGGCATCCGCGCGTGTCGATCTACGGTCTTCTCGAAGCGCGTATGAGCCGCGCCGATCTCGTCATCTGCGGGGGCCTCACCGAGGGTGTCTGGCCTGCCAGTCCGTCGCAGGATTCGCTCCTGCCGCCAGCTGTCTTGCGCGCTCTGGGCGTGCCGGGCGCGGATTTCCGCATCGGTCTTGCCGCGCACGACCTTGCCGCTGCACTGGGCGCACCCGAGGTGGTGCTGAGCTGGGCGCAGCGCGATGAGGGCGGTCCCGTCATCCCCTCGCGCTTCGTCCTGCGCGTGAAGGCGATGCTGGGCGATCAGGTCGGGCGTCATCTGGAGCGTGAGATCCCGCGCCTCGCCCGCCTTATCGACGACGCGCCGCGCGCCGCGCCCCATCCGCGCCCGCAGCCCATGCCCAGCGCCGAGCAGCGTCGGGTCGCCGTCTCGGTCACGGGGCTCGACCGCCTGCGCGGCGATCCCTACCAGTTCTACGCCAGCGCGGTCCTCAAGCTGCGCAGCCTCGACAGCCTCGATGCCGAGCCGAGCGCGGCCTGGCGCGGCGAGATCGCGCACCTCATCATGCAGAAGTGGCACGAGGCGGGCGAACCAAAGGAGGGCCTCCACGCCATTGCGCAAAAGGTGCTCGACGATGAGAGCGCCCACCCGCTGATGCGCGCCTTGTGGTGGCCGCGCCTGTCGGCCGCGCTGGAGACGTTCGAGGGCCTTGTCCTTGCGGGCAAGGAAGAAGGCCGCGAGGTTCTGGGCGTGGAGAAGTGGGGCCGCATGGACTACCGCGACGTCACGATCCTGGGTCGCACCGACCGGCTCGACCGCAAGGCCGATGGCACCATTGCGGTGGTCGATTACAAGACCGGCCAGCCGCCCTCGGGCACGCGCGTCGAAGAGGGCTTTGCGCTCCAGCTTGGCGTCACCGGTCTCATCGTAGAGGCGGGAGGCTTCGAAGGCGTCGCCGGAGAGGTTACGGGCTTTGAATACTGGTCGATGGCCAAGGCCAAGGACGGCTCGATCGGCTACATGAACGAGCCGGTGCGCGAGGGCCGCAAGAAGTCGGGGCTCGTGCGCGAAGAGTTCCTCGACCGCACGCGCGAGTACCTCGACGATGCGCTCAGCCGCTGGATTCTGGGCAACGAGCCCTTCACCGCGCGCCTCAACCCCGACCTCGATCTCTATTCCGATTACGACCAGCTGATGCGCCTCGACGAATGGATCACGGGGCTGGGCAAGCCCGCCCGGAAGGAGGACACCCCATGA
- a CDS encoding nucleotidyltransferase family protein, translating to MSRAPLASDTAMILAAGLGKRMRPLTATQPKPLVRVAHKALIDHALDKLEAAGIAQAVVNVHYMADALEGHLEVRKAGPKTVISDERAQLLETGGGMVHAADTLPDPFFCLNSDNIWLDGPENVFADLSNGWDPERMDALLLMVPHARARNYRGEGDFHLDAEGRVSRRKPGRVAPFIYTGIQIVSKRLLREAPEGPFSTNILWSRAIEEGRLFGISHQGEWFEVGEPGAIKPTEEYLLGA from the coding sequence GTGAGCCGCGCCCCCCTTGCCAGCGATACCGCGATGATCCTGGCCGCAGGCCTGGGCAAGCGGATGCGTCCGCTCACCGCGACCCAGCCCAAGCCGCTCGTGCGCGTGGCACACAAGGCGCTGATCGACCACGCGCTCGACAAGCTCGAGGCGGCGGGTATCGCGCAGGCCGTGGTCAACGTGCACTATATGGCCGATGCCCTGGAAGGGCATCTGGAGGTGCGCAAGGCAGGCCCGAAGACGGTCATTTCCGATGAACGCGCGCAGCTTCTGGAAACGGGCGGGGGCATGGTCCATGCGGCCGACACGCTGCCCGATCCCTTCTTCTGCCTCAACAGCGACAACATCTGGCTCGATGGCCCCGAGAACGTCTTTGCCGACCTTTCGAACGGCTGGGACCCGGAGCGGATGGACGCGCTGCTCCTGATGGTGCCGCACGCCCGCGCGCGCAATTACCGGGGCGAGGGCGACTTCCACCTCGACGCCGAGGGCCGCGTTTCGCGCCGCAAGCCGGGCCGTGTCGCGCCCTTCATCTACACCGGCATCCAGATCGTTTCGAAGCGCCTCCTGCGCGAGGCGCCTGAAGGCCCGTTCTCGACCAATATCCTGTGGAGCCGCGCCATCGAGGAAGGCCGCCTGTTCGGCATTTCGCATCAGGGCGAGTGGTTCGAGGTGGGCGAGCCCGGCGCGATCAAGCCGACCGAAGAGTATCTCCTTGGTGCCTGA
- a CDS encoding aminoglycoside phosphotransferase family protein, producing MTDAGVTGPEGLDSFVAKAGWGDARVEPLPGDASFRRYFRLRRGEDASAMLMHAPPPNEDPVPFLRAARWLDDNGLRPPRILAEDATQGFVLLEDFGDARVRDYLDEWPGDEMAIYTGAVDALVQLHDLPGGPFNDYTLSEYLREAKLFTEWYVPAQKLYVDVEGYAKAWETVLADLLPRQRPGVAVLRDYHAENIMLLGSLEKQGLLDFQDALVGHRAYDLVSLLQDARRDVSPEVEQAMIAHYVRATGCDPEVLLADYARLGAQRNAKIVGIFVRLWKRDGKPRYLDMIPRVWAHLERDLAHPALAPVAEWFAANIPAELRQAKGGSFAL from the coding sequence ATGACAGACGCTGGTGTGACAGGCCCTGAAGGGCTCGATTCGTTTGTGGCCAAGGCTGGCTGGGGGGACGCGCGCGTGGAGCCGCTGCCCGGCGATGCCTCGTTCCGCCGCTATTTCCGCCTGCGCCGGGGTGAGGACGCCTCGGCCATGCTGATGCACGCGCCGCCGCCCAACGAGGATCCGGTGCCCTTCCTGCGCGCCGCGCGCTGGCTTGATGACAATGGCCTGCGTCCCCCGCGCATCCTGGCCGAGGACGCCACACAGGGTTTCGTGCTGCTGGAGGACTTCGGCGATGCACGCGTGCGCGATTACCTCGATGAGTGGCCGGGCGACGAAATGGCGATCTACACCGGCGCGGTCGACGCGCTGGTCCAGCTCCATGACCTCCCGGGCGGCCCGTTCAACGACTACACGCTGAGCGAATACCTGCGCGAGGCGAAGCTCTTTACCGAATGGTACGTGCCCGCGCAAAAGCTCTACGTCGATGTCGAAGGCTACGCCAAGGCCTGGGAGACGGTACTGGCCGATCTCCTGCCGCGTCAGCGTCCGGGCGTCGCGGTGCTGCGCGATTACCACGCCGAGAACATCATGCTCCTGGGCTCGCTGGAAAAGCAGGGCCTGCTGGACTTCCAGGACGCGCTGGTCGGGCACCGGGCCTACGACCTCGTCTCGCTCTTGCAGGACGCGCGCCGCGACGTCTCGCCCGAAGTCGAGCAGGCGATGATCGCGCATTACGTGCGCGCGACGGGCTGTGATCCGGAGGTGCTCCTGGCCGACTACGCGCGCCTTGGCGCCCAGCGGAATGCCAAGATCGTGGGCATTTTCGTGCGCCTGTGGAAGCGCGATGGGAAGCCGCGCTACCTCGACATGATCCCGCGCGTATGGGCGCATCTCGAACGCGATCTCGCGCACCCCGCGCTCGCCCCCGTGGCGGAGTGGTTCGCCGCCAACATCCCGGCCGAATTGCGCCAGGCCAAGGGCGGGAGCTTCGCGCTGTGA
- the tsaE gene encoding tRNA (adenosine(37)-N6)-threonylcarbamoyltransferase complex ATPase subunit type 1 TsaE — protein sequence MTTTLELPDLAAMERLGRTIAEALRPGDVVALEGGLGAGKTTLARAIVAGLGHEGEVPSPSFAIIEVYEPGPDGTGVRLPLVHADFYRLEHPDEAYEIGLEEYREGAALIAEWPDHAGGFEHEPACLTLALEVADAGRIAIARGGADWLGRMPK from the coding sequence ATGACAACGACACTCGAACTTCCCGACCTTGCCGCCATGGAACGGCTGGGCAGGACGATTGCCGAGGCGCTACGTCCCGGCGACGTCGTCGCGCTCGAAGGCGGACTTGGCGCGGGCAAGACCACCCTTGCGCGCGCCATTGTCGCGGGCCTCGGCCACGAAGGCGAGGTTCCCTCACCCAGCTTCGCGATCATCGAGGTCTACGAGCCGGGGCCGGACGGCACGGGTGTACGCCTGCCGCTGGTCCACGCCGACTTCTACCGCCTCGAACATCCTGACGAGGCTTACGAGATCGGTCTGGAAGAATACCGCGAGGGCGCGGCGCTCATCGCCGAGTGGCCCGATCACGCCGGTGGCTTTGAACATGAGCCGGCTTGCCTCACGCTTGCGCTCGAAGTTGCGGATGCCGGGCGCATCGCCATTGCCCGGGGTGGGGCGGATTGGCTAGGGCGGATGCCGAAATGA
- a CDS encoding PAS domain-containing sensor histidine kinase, with protein sequence METDRFLPLVIGILLAAWTLAAAWAILVARRRQKRAEMQLRSARRLARMIEESPALPLLVRSDGRIEASPRLAQWLGLDSVPQYLTELDTGERGLPADKLTELAEAVRRTQKTASPFRLAATPRNSSRSLALRGHLADPQVSPGGAALVWVFDFSESESELSRLREEAARARGDFSALVSLIEAAPMPMWFRRPDGALQLVNRAYVDAVGGQSAEQVVNAGIELIETVEGFTPGDVALQAAERNVPVERVVSTTIDGERRALRVSDLPLGGEGVAGYAVDIEDMEELSRSFRAFRDAQRALLDQLSAGVAQFDRQRRLSFANQPFQRVFNLPASAEHDPPAFERLLDAARDAGRVPEVRDFPAWRREKTAWFLSDATREEAWTLPDGTYMRIVAQPLPDGGLLLIAEDRTEQLRLSAMRDTLLRTRTAIVDSLFESIAVFAPDGRMQIWNRRFANDWGLESDFLDTHPHVETLLKKIAPRLRRGAEAEKVGNVVRASTLDRTQKGGRIALSDGRILEFAGVPLPDGNGLLAVLDITDSQKAEDALRESNAALVEADAIKTRFLASMSYELRTPLTTIGGFAEMLDAGIGGDLNDSGKEYLAAILASVTQLGEHIESLLDLSQSEAGMLPLRKEPLDLMPFLRQVAEERVGRLDAMELTLDLRADGLLRPIEADRKRLARAVGALLDNAIGASPKGGRILLQATRKRNAAGADVVRIQVEDKGAGMDGRTLARALDGMKVSADGKSVERRQGLGLPLARQLIEAHGGTLTLQSEPGQGTQALVELP encoded by the coding sequence ATGGAGACTGATCGTTTTCTGCCCCTCGTGATCGGCATTCTGCTCGCGGCCTGGACGCTGGCGGCGGCCTGGGCGATCCTCGTTGCGCGGCGCCGCCAGAAGCGTGCCGAAATGCAGCTTCGCTCGGCCCGCCGGCTTGCCCGGATGATCGAGGAGAGCCCCGCGCTGCCCTTGCTGGTCCGCTCGGACGGCCGGATCGAAGCCTCGCCCCGGCTGGCGCAGTGGCTCGGGCTCGATTCCGTGCCGCAGTACCTGACCGAACTCGACACCGGCGAGCGGGGGCTGCCCGCCGACAAGCTGACCGAACTGGCCGAAGCGGTGCGCCGCACCCAGAAGACGGCCTCGCCCTTTCGTCTGGCCGCGACGCCGCGCAATTCCTCGCGCAGCCTGGCCTTGCGTGGGCACCTGGCCGATCCGCAGGTTTCGCCCGGCGGCGCGGCGCTGGTCTGGGTCTTCGACTTTTCCGAAAGCGAGAGCGAACTCAGCCGCTTGCGCGAAGAGGCGGCCCGTGCGCGCGGTGATTTCAGTGCGCTCGTCTCGCTGATCGAGGCTGCGCCGATGCCCATGTGGTTCCGTCGTCCCGATGGCGCGCTGCAACTCGTCAACCGCGCCTATGTCGACGCCGTGGGCGGCCAGAGCGCGGAACAGGTCGTCAACGCAGGGATCGAACTGATCGAGACGGTCGAAGGCTTTACGCCGGGCGATGTCGCGCTGCAGGCGGCCGAGCGCAACGTGCCGGTCGAGCGCGTGGTCTCCACCACCATCGACGGCGAGCGCCGGGCGCTGCGCGTCTCCGACCTCCCACTCGGCGGCGAGGGCGTGGCGGGCTATGCGGTTGATATCGAGGATATGGAAGAGCTCTCGCGCTCGTTCCGGGCGTTCCGCGATGCGCAGCGTGCGCTGCTTGATCAGCTTTCGGCCGGTGTCGCCCAGTTCGACCGCCAGCGCCGCTTGTCCTTTGCTAACCAGCCTTTCCAGCGGGTGTTCAACCTGCCTGCCAGCGCCGAGCACGATCCACCGGCGTTCGAGCGTCTGCTCGATGCCGCGCGCGATGCCGGGCGTGTGCCCGAAGTGCGCGACTTTCCGGCCTGGCGCCGCGAGAAGACGGCCTGGTTCCTCTCCGACGCCACCCGTGAGGAAGCCTGGACCCTGCCTGATGGCACCTACATGCGCATTGTCGCGCAGCCGCTCCCCGATGGAGGGCTGCTCCTCATCGCCGAGGATCGTACCGAGCAGCTGCGCCTCTCGGCCATGCGGGACACGCTGCTGCGCACGCGCACGGCCATCGTCGACAGCCTGTTCGAATCCATCGCCGTGTTTGCGCCCGATGGCCGCATGCAGATCTGGAACCGGCGCTTTGCCAACGACTGGGGGTTGGAGAGCGATTTCCTCGACACCCACCCGCACGTCGAGACCTTGCTCAAGAAGATCGCGCCGCGCCTTCGCCGCGGTGCCGAAGCGGAGAAGGTGGGCAACGTGGTGCGCGCCTCCACGCTTGATCGGACGCAGAAGGGCGGGCGTATCGCGCTTTCCGACGGGCGTATCCTCGAATTCGCGGGCGTTCCGCTGCCGGACGGAAACGGGCTTCTGGCCGTCCTCGACATCACCGATTCGCAAAAGGCCGAGGATGCCCTGCGCGAGAGCAACGCCGCGCTCGTCGAGGCCGACGCGATCAAGACGCGCTTCCTGGCGAGCATGAGCTATGAGTTGCGCACCCCGCTCACCACCATCGGCGGCTTTGCCGAGATGCTGGACGCGGGCATCGGCGGAGACCTCAACGACAGCGGCAAGGAATACCTCGCGGCGATCCTGGCTTCCGTCACGCAGTTGGGCGAACATATCGAGAGCCTGCTCGACCTCTCGCAGAGCGAGGCGGGCATGTTGCCGCTGCGCAAGGAGCCGCTCGATCTCATGCCGTTCCTGCGTCAGGTGGCCGAGGAGAGGGTGGGGCGGCTCGACGCCATGGAGCTCACGCTCGACCTGCGCGCAGATGGCCTGCTGCGCCCGATCGAGGCGGACCGCAAGCGCCTTGCCCGGGCTGTCGGCGCGCTGCTCGATAACGCCATCGGCGCTTCGCCCAAGGGTGGGCGCATCCTTTTGCAGGCCACACGCAAGAGAAATGCGGCAGGTGCCGACGTCGTGCGTATCCAGGTCGAGGACAAGGGCGCAGGCATGGACGGGCGCACGCTCGCCCGCGCGCTCGATGGGATGAAGGTAAGCGCGGACGGCAAGAGCGTGGAGCGCCGGCAGGGCCTCGGCCTGCCGCTCGCCCGCCAGCTGATCGAGGCGCACGGCGGAACGCTTACTCTGCAATCCGAACCTGGCCAGGGCACCCAGGCCCTCGTGGAGCTGCCATGA
- the ahcY gene encoding adenosylhomocysteinase, with amino-acid sequence MATADTAVHDYAIADMSLADYGRAEIAIAETEMPGLMALREEYGAQQPLKGARITGSLHMTIQTAVLIETLVALGAEVRWATCNIFSTQDHAAAAIAAQGIPVYAIKGESLSDYWDYVGKIFDWGDDTANMILDDGGDATMFALWGARVEAGEDLFEPSNAEEIEFVRSLKKFLKEKPGYLTKSVQAIKGVSEETTTGVHRLYHIAKQGKLPFPAINVNDSVTKSKFDNLYGCRESLVDAIRRATDVMLSGKVACVAGFGDVGKGSAQSLRNGGARVLVTEVDPICALQAAMEGFEVVTMEEAVTRAEIFVTATGNEGVITGEHMKGMKDKAIVCNIGHFDSEIQISALDNYEWKEIKPGTDLVTLPDGKQLLILAQGRLVNLGCATGHPSFVMSASFTNQTLAQIELFTKSENYKNDVYVLPKVLDEKVAALHLKKLGVKLTELSQRQADYIGVPVEGPFKPDHYRY; translated from the coding sequence GTGGCCACAGCTGATACCGCCGTTCACGACTACGCCATCGCCGACATGTCGCTCGCCGATTACGGCCGCGCCGAAATCGCGATCGCCGAGACCGAAATGCCGGGCCTGATGGCCCTGCGCGAGGAATATGGTGCACAGCAGCCGCTCAAGGGTGCGCGCATCACCGGCTCGCTGCACATGACGATCCAGACCGCCGTTCTCATCGAGACGCTGGTCGCGCTGGGTGCCGAAGTGCGCTGGGCGACCTGCAACATCTTCTCAACCCAGGACCACGCCGCGGCCGCGATCGCCGCGCAGGGCATCCCCGTCTACGCCATCAAGGGCGAGAGCCTGTCCGACTACTGGGACTACGTCGGCAAGATCTTCGACTGGGGCGATGACACCGCCAACATGATCCTCGACGATGGCGGCGATGCCACCATGTTCGCGCTGTGGGGCGCACGCGTCGAAGCGGGTGAAGACCTGTTCGAGCCGAGCAACGCCGAGGAAATCGAATTCGTCCGCTCGCTCAAGAAGTTCCTCAAGGAAAAGCCGGGCTACCTGACCAAGTCGGTCCAGGCCATCAAGGGCGTTTCGGAAGAGACCACCACCGGCGTGCACCGCCTCTACCACATCGCCAAGCAGGGCAAGCTCCCGTTCCCGGCGATCAACGTGAACGACTCGGTTACCAAGTCGAAGTTCGACAACCTCTACGGTTGCCGTGAATCGCTGGTCGACGCGATCCGCCGCGCCACCGACGTCATGCTCTCGGGCAAGGTCGCCTGCGTTGCCGGCTTCGGCGATGTCGGCAAGGGCTCGGCCCAGTCGCTGCGCAACGGCGGCGCCCGCGTTCTCGTCACCGAAGTCGATCCCATCTGCGCGCTCCAGGCCGCGATGGAAGGCTTCGAGGTCGTCACCATGGAAGAGGCCGTGACCCGCGCCGAGATCTTCGTGACCGCGACCGGCAACGAAGGTGTCATCACCGGCGAGCACATGAAGGGCATGAAGGACAAGGCCATTGTCTGCAACATCGGCCACTTCGACAGCGAGATCCAGATTTCCGCGCTCGACAACTACGAGTGGAAGGAAATCAAGCCCGGCACCGACCTCGTCACGCTGCCCGACGGCAAGCAGCTGCTGATCCTCGCACAGGGCCGCCTGGTGAACCTGGGCTGCGCCACCGGTCACCCCAGCTTCGTGATGTCGGCCAGCTTCACCAACCAGACGCTGGCGCAGATCGAACTCTTCACCAAGTCGGAAAACTACAAGAACGACGTCTACGTTCTTCCCAAGGTCCTCGACGAGAAGGTCGCCGCGCTTCACCTCAAGAAGCTGGGCGTCAAGCTGACCGAGCTTTCGCAGCGCCAGGCCGACTACATCGGCGTGCCGGTGGAAGGCCCGTTCAAGCCCGACCACTACCGCTACTGA
- a CDS encoding peroxiredoxin: MTIAVGDKLPDVKLMKAGESGPEPVQSADYFAGKKVALFSVPGAFTPTCSAKHLPGFVDKAAELKAKGIDEIACTAVNDAFVMGAWGKAAGSSDVTMLADGNGDLVKALDLTMDGSGFGMGTRGQRFSMVVNDGVVEQLNVEAPGTFEVSAAEYMLGKL; the protein is encoded by the coding sequence ATGACCATCGCCGTAGGTGACAAACTTCCCGACGTGAAGCTGATGAAGGCGGGCGAGAGCGGCCCCGAGCCGGTCCAGAGCGCCGACTACTTCGCGGGCAAGAAGGTCGCGCTCTTCTCGGTCCCGGGCGCCTTCACCCCGACCTGTTCGGCCAAGCACCTTCCCGGCTTCGTCGACAAGGCGGCCGAGCTCAAGGCCAAGGGCATCGACGAGATCGCCTGCACCGCCGTCAACGACGCCTTCGTGATGGGCGCCTGGGGCAAGGCCGCCGGTTCGTCCGACGTCACGATGCTGGCCGACGGCAACGGCGACCTCGTCAAGGCGCTGGACCTGACCATGGACGGCTCGGGCTTCGGCATGGGCACGCGCGGCCAGCGCTTCTCGATGGTCGTGAACGACGGCGTGGTCGAGCAGCTCAACGTCGAGGCCCCGGGCACCTTCGAGGTAAGCGCGGCGGAATACATGCTCGGCAAGCTCTGA
- the folE gene encoding GTP cyclohydrolase I FolE: MSCLDEPDMDNPLGKPDVPEHVQEAIRTLIGWAGDDPTREGLLDTPKRVARAWLEYCQGYQEDPSIHLSRVFEEVGGYDEVVLLKDIPFQSHCEHHMAPIQGKAAIAYLPRDHVVGISKLARVLHGYARRLQIQERLTAEVAQCIWNHLKPHGVAVVIEAQHGCMTGRGVRTPGVGMITSRMMGTFLEDERSRKEVLSLMGY; this comes from the coding sequence ATGAGCTGTCTGGACGAGCCGGACATGGACAATCCGCTCGGCAAGCCCGATGTGCCGGAGCACGTCCAGGAGGCCATTCGCACCCTGATCGGCTGGGCGGGCGATGACCCGACCCGCGAGGGGCTGCTCGACACGCCCAAGCGCGTGGCGCGCGCCTGGCTGGAATATTGCCAGGGTTACCAGGAAGATCCTTCGATCCACCTGTCCCGTGTCTTCGAGGAAGTGGGCGGCTACGATGAGGTCGTCCTGCTCAAGGACATTCCGTTCCAGTCGCACTGCGAACACCACATGGCGCCGATCCAGGGCAAGGCGGCCATCGCCTACCTGCCGCGCGACCACGTGGTTGGCATCTCGAAGCTCGCGCGCGTGCTGCATGGATATGCGCGCCGCCTGCAGATCCAGGAGCGTCTGACTGCGGAAGTCGCGCAGTGCATCTGGAATCACCTCAAGCCCCACGGCGTGGCCGTGGTGATCGAGGCCCAGCACGGCTGCATGACCGGTCGCGGCGTGCGCACGCCGGGCGTGGGCATGATCACCAGCCGCATGATGGGCACGTTCCTGGAAGATGAGCGCAGCCGCAAGGAAGTGCTTAGCCTGATGGGCTACTGA